TTACTTCATGTTTTCTGTCTACACCAGTGTATATCCCTGCtttctgttattgttattattattagcatgCCGCTAAGTCGCTAGCAAGGCTAAGTAGCCTGCTAGCCCTTTAGCTTGACCCGGTGCAGTTTAGTGACTGGTGTTTAACAAAGTGGCTACTATGTGACCACTGTTTGGCAGTCAGGACAGGGCTCATATCCGTTGTCTGTCTCTTTTGGCCACCGAGGATGTGCACTGCTCTGTACAGGATGTGAAAGTTTCCAGAGCCAGGTGGCATATAGAGGATGCAGATCTGTAGTCATACCCTTGTTTATTTAGAGTTACGCTATTtgactttttcccccctcactTTCATAAACCGTACTTCTGCCTTTCATTTAGCCCCTCGTTTTATCACACTGGTAAAATTCAATCACTgacctgtcttttttttttttttttttccattattgtTTCCTCTGACATTGATCGCTCCAGGTCATCATTTCAGTCACCGTCTGAGTCTGTCGCAGCCCCTCCAAGCTAACGTGCTACTAGCTTGCCCGTTTTCAGGCTCAGTCTTACCAAAGTGCCCTTAGCTGCAGGTGAAGGTTAGCAGAGATGCATTTTTGATGAGGGCTGTCCTTTACCAACCCTGCTGCATTATTGAGACTTGTATAAAGGTAGCCTCTTACTAAAAAGTTATTTACACTTGTAGCAACGAGGTGACTAGAAGATTATCTAAGCTGtgtgaaaaattaatgaaaagaggctctcacagtgttcatgattGTTAGAGAGATCTCTGAGAGTGTTTAGAtgactgtttgtttgtgatCTCACACACAAGCCTCTTCCCTCTGCTGAGACACAGTGGACTATTGGAGGCAGCAGCTGTCTGTGGGGTGGAACTTTGTTGGAATGAAGCCATGCTTAGTAGGTCACTGTGTTGTGTTGGTCTGTCTGAGTTGTAGTTTGGTGGATTGTGATTTCCAGCAAACCGTGTTGCAGCAGTCAGACCACAGCTGTTTCTGTTGTTATCGCTGTATGTTCACACATCCAAAATCTTGTTTAACTTCTAAGGAGCCCTCTGACTCCTGCTCTGTCTCCGTTTCTCTCTTGCTCGTGCTTTGCTTTCCAGTGCAGCGATGTTTGGTTCAAGTTAATGTTTAGTATAACCAAATCAATCTAATAGGAACGTTTTATTGATTACGttacacaaacatgcaaaacgaCTGAGTGCTCTGAAAGACTCCAACCCCTTCTCTTTTACCCAAAGTAAACATTTTGTTAAGTTTGTTTATTCAAAGCTCAAACACGGACCTTCCTGGAATAGAGGAGTGTACATTAAGCGCACACTGACTtccaaaacctttttttctccccatgGTCGGCATTAGAATTGGCAGACTTTTATGTTCCACCTGTTCCTGTTTTTGTACTACCAGGTAGTGTCTTTGACGGAGTACCACCGTCGGATCGATGCGCTAAACAGCGAAGATCTGCGCTCACTCTGCAAACGACTCCAGGTGCCCTGACCAAACCCCGTCTGCCCCCTCTTTCTCCACTCTGCCCAAATCTGCTGCACCAACACGGTCTCCTTTAGACTCCCCACTGAAGCTttacttgctgctgctgctgctgctgctgttcctgTTCCTGATGCCCCTGttgcttttaaataaacataagtgTAGTACTTTCAGCTCACAGATTCTCTTCAAAGCTTGTTAGACGCCAAACATTGGCAATAACTTGTTGAGCAGCCGACTGAAAATAGTTTTTATCATTCCATTACAGACAGGTTGTTTGTAGCGATGAGGTTTTCACGTCACAGCAGCCTTATCTTCATGCGTCAGGCTTCTTTTGGACTCGGTGAACATTTTTAGTCTTCATTCCACTAGATCAGTCTGGTAGATCGGTGTCGCTAGCTCTATATGGATATGTAGGAAACACACAGATAGGTTTTACTgtagaacttttttttaaaatacaaattaccTGTACTACTCAAATGAGCTGAATGTAAAGAGCGTGGCCTGCCTTAGGACTGATCAAGAGACATCGAAGGACTGCAGAACAAAGAGATGGCGTATTGGAAAGAGGGTTGAAGTAAGACTCCCCTGACAGGATGAATGATGTTCTCTGAGGACAATGCAGGCAGGCCTCATTTGAATGAGAACCGAAACATGATAGCATCCCAGTCATCAGTGGCGAAGTGCTTCACAATCAGCCTCTGTTATCGAGAAAGATAAATAACCCAAACAGTCGGCTGGTCAGAGAAAATGTCAAACATAGGAGTGCAAATTATTCATTGGGTCGATTTCCTATTCACTTAGCATTCTCTTCTCCCAGACAGTGTCTCTGCAATGCTTCTCCCACTTGTGCCAAACTGATCCTAGTCATCTGGCATCAGAGAGTGGCAGGAAGATATTCAGCTGTCATCATCACATTGTTGGATTATCAGTGTGTTGCTAGCAAACACTGCATTTGTAATTTTGGCAGGACAACGGCTACATTGAAAAGCCCCCAAATGGaggaaaaatgtacattttgttaGTGAGATTGAGCTATGGTTAAAAAGCTATTTTTCCCCCATCTTTCCTCTATCGCCCAGCCTCTTTAGCTGAACTTATTATGCTTTGTGGAGTTGGTTATCTAGATCtacgttgttgtttttttaatactttccTGTCCAATTTTTTGTAGCTTCAGCAGATCACAGATTACAGTCTGTTGGAAGTTAGTAGACAGCCTGACTAGTAAAGCCGGTCATGTCATTGCCCTTTTATGAAAAGTAGCAACTGGAAGACTATAGCTATTTTGAACGCATCCAGTATCAGTGCTCTTTGGAAGTGCAGCTCGTCTTGTCAGTGCATCTCTAAcaagtatttgtgcttgtagattACCACCAAGGAAGAGGTGAACTCTAAACATGGCACGGTTAAAACTGAGCTGGAGCCCGACACGTTCAAACCCAACCTCAGAGAACCCAGCGAACTCCTGGAGGCCGACCAGATAGAGAAGGTAAGTGCTGCTGCTGAAAATCTCATCTCATGCAACTTGACGGTATGCTAAACTTAATATTTTTCCAACAACAAtccaaaactaaaagcacatgCCTGTTCCTCTTTTGTTACCCGGGTAGCCTGTTCCTTTATTATAATGAACATTGACGCTGTATTTTATTCCATGTTAGTTTTACGTGCACTTCTGTTACTGTAAATACACAGGCGTGTCCACTGATGAAAATAGTCCCACTGTCTAGTGTATTTTGAAATTGAAACTGAATATAATaggcatataaaaaaaaaaaaatggattccCTGTTTTCACTATAACCCAGTAGGCttggagtttgtttttgtttgtttttttttacagatacaATATGAAAACCACAGAATATTTAGAAATGTCTTATGATTTGATGATGATTAGCattaaatgttaattttttaATCTTAGTCTTTAAATCTCTGTGAGAAGCCTGTGTGTTGTGTCAGGCTGGAAATCtaacatgtaaaaaaatgtcaaaaaaactTTACTTTCAAAACGTCGTAGCACCTAAACAAATTAAGTCATCAGTTCATAGAGCTACCTTGCAGTCTTAATTTCCAACTGTGTGTTTGGGGAAAGGATTCATTCACTGCTTGAATAAGTTTAGTAGCATTTGTTAGGTGGGTAGATGGATGCACTGAGCAGAAGCAACAGCACCGACAAACAAATTGCCTGATTTTTGTCAAGTGCTTGTTTTCAGTGACCAACATTTGTATGATATCGCTGTTACAATGTTTATGATGTCATCACAGAGAGTGTCCATTCATAGCTTTGTCAGGTAGCGGAAAACTAAACACTAACGTGGAAGCTTTAAAATATACCTTTGGGTGTCAGCTACTGCAGCTTTGACTTCTTTTGTAGATTAGCTTTCCTTCCACCCTGGACATTAGTAACATAAGCTTGCAAGTGTTGTTTCTCTAAATATCATATAGAGATAAGAATCTAAAACATAATTGTTGGATGTACAGTAGATGATGTTTTCTTAACTCTAGCTAAAATGCTAAAGCTAAAATTTAGGTAACCAGTAAAAATGAGCAGGTGACCAATCAGCTGCTGACAGTACTCCTAGTGCaggtaataaaaatgttaacataAAAGTTATTGTGAGGATTTAACAGTTAAATCTCATTAGTTTTGGCTGGTTATAACCTGGCTATACCTCAGGTTAGTTAGATTCCTTCCATGAAAAATGCTGATTTATTAAACTTTACACATGTGCTTTACAGCTTAATCAATATGATGATACTGATAAAGTTTCATGGTGGTCTAACTTAGAAATTGTGATCTCAGGATGACAGCCACTTTAAAATCAGGACGCGACAGAGTTGTCGGTGTGTAAGTCACCTCATGCCTCCTTACATTAGGCACTGAAACATGAACTGGATAGTTTGCTCATTTAAAGCAGGAATCAACATGctctcttttatttattatgttccAGATGATTTCAGATAGATTTAGTTTGTTAATCCTGCCAACGCAAAGAGTCAGAAATAAGCGGTGATAAAGATGAAAGAGAAATACATGAAACAGACATCCAAGTCACCAACCTTTCATGTTGTTGTTAGGTGTACTGTGTCCCTTGCAGGCACTGCAAGTTAACACACACCCAGAGCTCCAAATTAGTCCCACTTGGCTTATTAACCAATAGAGTGCCAATATGCAAGCTTCCTTTAATCACCCTGTGGACAGAGCTCAGGGCTCAGGCCTGGCTCAAAGCAGTGCAGAGGTGAGCTGAGTCAGGCCTCGCCTAATCGTGGCGTCATTCCCAGCCTGCTGATTATATGACTGCTGCAGCTCCACCACCGGAGCAAGTGCTGATCCAACAAGAAAAATGCCAAAAGGGACTGATGAATTGTTTGAGCGTGAACAGAACATTTAGAGGTCCTTGTTCTGTATAGCAGTAAAAAGTTGTCACTTTAATTCCATGTTTTAGTCAGTGTCTGTTTTATCTGTCCATTAAAATGAGACATAAGTTGTACCGCTCCTCCGGCGCCTTGTCGGCATTATCTCCCCATGCACCACAGCCGCCGTTAATCCTCGAGTCAGTCAGCAGCAGGGCAGCGCGCTCTCTCAGGGACTGCTGGGCCTCTCTTTCTCTTGAGACTGCTCTCACTGTTTTGAGCCCCGTTACTCCTCCTTAAACGCCAGAGAGTGTTAAAAGGTCACCGCAGATGTAATTGAGCGTTGGTGGCTGTGGCCTTtctgtgtttcattttctttctttcatttttttttccccttcctttCTTTAActctgtatttttaaatttatgttcCCCGCACACAGCTTGCCAGGAATCTCCCTCCGCGGACCATCGGGTACCCGTGGACGCTGGTCTTTGGCACTGCAAAGCACGGCATGAGCATTAAGACGCTGTACAGATCCATGCAGGCCCAGGACACCCCGGTGCTCCTGGTCATTAAAGACAGCGACGGCCAGGTACGCGCCGACATTTAAGAAGCTAACCTCAGTGGCACATTGTTATGGTGCTGAtcaccttttttttgttgttgttgttgtgttgtttgtttgtttgtttttaataacttCAGGTGTTTGGTGCACTGGCATCCGAGCCCTTTAAGGTCAGCGATGGCTTTTATGGCACCGGAGAGACCTTCCTCTTCACCTTCAATCCAGAGTTTGAGGTATAACATTTTGTCACTGTTAGATTTtgtaacttttttccacttctgAATGAATATTTTTCTCCAATAATGATTTGCTCATAGTGACACACCCTGCAGTTCTCCCCACCTCTGCAGAGCtttcagcagcttgttttagcTCTCTGGCCACCAGCTTTACCGCTTTGGTTCTCTGTAACTTCGCTCCCAGTTTTAGCAGGCAGCTGTTTTCAGTGTAAAAGCCCTGTTAAAACCCAGTGTACACTCCTTGTTCAGCACCAGTCAGTCAGCAGACTGGCACAGTTAGCAAGTAGTTGGTGAACAGAAAGAAGCATTTAGCAGCTAAGGAACCAAATATTTCCCTCATGAGTTGGCAAAGATAGAAAAGACCTCGAAGGAGAATGGTTGTGTTATATATGGGAAGTGGCTGGAAAAACAACTCTGAATTACCGCTCAGGCATGTTTGCCTGCTGTGTGTATAGGACACTTAGCTAACACGGTGGGTATTTAACCTTTACATGcctttgtgttgtgtttaaagCTTTGAGAgacaaaatattttatacatcAGCAGCAGGCACAGCATTAGATATGATGTATGTGATTTATGGTATATGCTAATGATGCCTGTGAACGTCAAACATGCACGCTGTCAATGACTATATCCTCTTTTATATGTGACATCTGCCGTATGTTTCAGAGATGCTTTCTTTGCAGCggtcttaaaatgttttttagcttgcattttctcttcctctcttacATCATCACTGAATATGTCATGCAGTATCTTCTAATATGTGCTCTGTTTTATCCTGGGCAGGTGTACAAGTGGACCGGTGACAACATGTTCTTTATCAAAGGGGATATGGACTCCTTAGCTTTTGGTGGAGGAAGGTGAGCCAGAAATCTACAGACCACTGGTGCAACATATTTGGCAATATTTGTCATAATTAAATTTGACATGCTGTC
This sequence is a window from Oreochromis aureus strain Israel breed Guangdong linkage group 11, ZZ_aureus, whole genome shotgun sequence. Protein-coding genes within it:
- the oxr1a gene encoding oxidation resistance protein 1a isoform X4 is translated as MFSRRVKEQEKQLTPKYTCVVSLTEYHRRIDALNSEDLRSLCKRLQITTKEEVNSKHGTVKTELEPDTFKPNLREPSELLEADQIEKLARNLPPRTIGYPWTLVFGTAKHGMSIKTLYRSMQAQDTPVLLVIKDSDGQVFGALASEPFKVSDGFYGTGETFLFTFNPEFEVYKWTGDNMFFIKGDMDSLAFGGGSGEFGLWLDGDLYHGRSHSCKTFGNPMLSKKEDFYVQDIEIWAFE